In Onthophagus taurus isolate NC chromosome 6, IU_Otau_3.0, whole genome shotgun sequence, a genomic segment contains:
- the LOC111424742 gene encoding dolichyl-diphosphooligosaccharide--protein glycosyltransferase subunit 2, which produces MKLLPFVFLTVCVFISTTHGSINGYITPGDRNRLLEAFTKGFVKLQEGDVVTVYQAAKGFELLGQKVVKVLFMDACAHLKDNFKEDSTPEAAFHAISTWTILKCEGKLYSDVHLNVLKVALGSDKSSTSDLRYAAETLHVLNIPIPNPEKVGKLLQAKLKEDDGLQSLGHALHLSSLLGNAGKFILDRIEDVVVQADEVDGKMLQWEGGLTITGLLLTGLFRVPGAKPLTEAQADKFAVYLLSRRSVQTPRGALALIQSAQVLASSSVSPVSLTISGPPHVTSDKPDLTIKLTNLLGEPLKTLPSPVVAQSAIRITDDVVVLSKQPLTPGKDSKTEFILPLRLEPGQYKLALSAGQHTSTFTVRVLGPITLKNLEVGLGDADGASAPKLYKLNYNSQLDQVLQADSTHNLIMKFNLPRPVHQAFLRLSAGKREIIFIAERDTSQSYKMSVNLASELTSSGKFEMELIIGDAIVSNPFRWKLGYVQVSVSQSGESEEKIQLTGPKPEIEHLFRQPEKRPPQTVSLLFTALAGAPLLLLFVLWGRIGVNISNFSFTAIPFHIGFAAILGLFALFWLRLDMFVTCGWLLPIGGFTFLSGNVLLNKIAKQRK; this is translated from the exons ATGAAACTCC TTCCGTTTGTGTTCCTCACGGTTTGTGTTTTTATCTCAACAACACACGGTAGTATTAATGGTTATATTACGCCTGGTGATAGAAATAGACTTCTCGAAGCCTTTACGAAGGGTTTTGTAAAATTACAAGAAGGGGATGTGGTTACTGTGTACCAAGCAGCTAAAGGATTTGAATTGTTGGGTCAAAAAGTGGTGAAGGTGTTGTTTATGGATGCTTGCGCTCATTTGAAGGATAATTTCAAGGAAGATTCAACCCCGGAAGCGGCTTTTCATGCGATTTCCACCTGGACGATACTCAAATGCGAAGGAAAATTGTATTCTGACGTACATTTAAAc GTTTTAAAGGTGGCTTTAGGTAGCGATAAATCTTCAACGTCCGATTTGCGATATGCAGCGGAGACTTTACATGTTTTAAACATTCCAATTCCGAATCCTGAGAAGGTGGGAAAGCTTTTACAGgctaaattaaaagaagatgATGGATTGCAAAGTTTAGGACATGCTTTGCATTTGTCGTCATTGTTGGGGAATGCTGGTAAATTCATTTTGGATCGTATTGAAGATGTTGTTGTTCAAGCAGATGAAGTTGATGGGAAAATGTTGCAATGGGAAGGTGGGCTAACTATAACAGGCTTACTTTTAACTGGGTTATTCCGTGTTCCCGGGGCTAAGCCACTTACGGAAGCTCAAGCTGATAAATTTGCTGTTTATTTATTGAGTAGAAGGAGTGTTCAAACTCCACGTGGGGCTTTAGCTTTGATTCAATCCGCTCAAGTTTTAGCTTCAAGTTCAGTATCACCCGTTAGTTTAACCATTTCTGGACCACCTCACGTAACGTCCGATAAACCAGATTTAACCATAAAACTCACCAATTTATTAGGAGAACCTTTAAAAACTTTACCAAGCCCCGTTGTTGCGCAATCAGCAATTAGAATTACCGATGACGTCGTTGTTTTAAGCAAACAACCACTTACGCCAGGAAAAGACTCTAAAACAGAATTTATCTTACCCTTAAGATTAGAACCAGGACAATATAAATTAGCTCTTAGTGCAGGACAACACACCTCAACGTTTACTGTAAGAGTTTTGGGTccaattactttaaaaaatttagaagtTGGGTTAGGAGACGCCGATGGAGCTTCAGCACCAAAGttgtataaattaaactataATTCCCAATTAGATCAAGTTCTCCAAGCTGATTCTACACACAATCtaattatgaaatttaatttacctcGCCCTGTTCATCAAGCTTTCTTACGTTTATCAGCGGGAAAACGCGAAATTATCTTTATAGCTGAAAGGGATACATCGCAATCGTACAAAATGAGTGTAAACCTTGCTTCTGAACTAACATCTTCTGGTAAATTTGAAATGGAATTGATTATTGGAGACGCAATCGTAAGTAATCCTTTCAGATGGAAGTTAGGTTACGTTCAGGTGAGTGTGTCGCAAAGTGGCGAATCGGAAGAAAAGATTCAATTGACCGGGCCAAAACCGGAAATTGAGCATCTATTTCGTCAACCGGAAAAACGCCCACCTCAAACTGTCTCGCTTCTTTTTACTGCGTTGGCTGGAGCGCCTTTACTCTTATTGTTCGTTTTGTGGGGCAGGATTGGAGTCAACATCAGCAATTTTAGCTTTACTGCTATCCCTTTTCACATTGGATTCGCAGCAATTCTTGGTTTGTTTGCGTTATTTTGGCTCCGTTTAGATATGTTTGTTACTTGTGGATGGTTGTTGCCCATCGGAGGATTCACCTTTTTATCAGGAAATGttttacttaataaaattgcTAAACAgcggaaataa
- the LOC111424825 gene encoding uncharacterized protein — MEETLDVTILLSSLKKVIETNDKINSDILKNTLTKIAFKSDKISFDQLNEIKRDLEDIFKTAESFVASLRVINKEENEEEEIILEAPEEFRNGNEPKRSETYREEGNNDQRQPEVTLLYTQEEVSCENQIQNTFTNDNVTQKESGDKDENVSNERYRNDKNNDKITRDGCVISSVDKVGVVAKPDCYYRLNELLLRPSPIHQYVLSGSRSTNIVSIETNEDETGVANCARNNSEFNNFNQKECTEEEALKDIEMSRISSNEDILEEKKSVKCDMTDVELPPPLNVLIQESFLNPFSSESKVEEIKATESKSVELPPPLDLVTQESFLSPSKTEVNGMSVDDFLKENGKKLREYESTGVELPPPLDLLIQETYLNPLCLEGNGLEGEPNKSLLDLINLKIDECNLGAILENDLYVLDELNLETIRVDNNETENEEILINNMSSTIIEETSLLENLDVLNQDENEKFTEINDNCNQCGNEKRFFDIEGNEIYFNVLQEKNLSMEDSILDKNDSLCEELSTNCDGNVKDEDNIPIKITTETTKSPRIFDLPIIGNHNYSNSIISKIALEQSQNKLDELLKMPKNNRKDKKNNLNNLNNNNSSDALNLKQNQENQNEYLNEEKIADAKEDIVNIEKINKCINLDDTITKLNLEMQRSAEIDESLQLKEEGDACDAQRSIDAAASTCVRCAHADQCSCLPATEEDRAPRQHNNRLHRDHNLSETKSEEHNNLTWSFKNGRLVFEDVVADDEETSGPSILTSKNVNPKNNNEKGRLKILEEKLKEAGITDGKNELICLKGDKEEDIGNSIVTSSSSDEEEDFFPSDSEDVTFCEFNSQKPIIFFYNENDELEEEDYEEIFIMRGDNGHQNAEQQQQRKLHNPDKENLKSLLKKPGGKNTKEHQQTQSTTKKNRVVFNETKNEFFDADYIILIREECEYDEEEDDGVCTCNQHEMVRLTCCEPNCNCNVYGDGYDTTPPSPKFAPPLEFVDAVTLSPPEEYKDMELEEQQLIALQQQIALRGQRGAVCRECSASHDDDGESLSDNEEIVETPSDEQIRDVEGKEKTDQSQQTTPTTPPAEEINDEGQRYILETVTMTTVSERQIMKEAEEKPQSPSPAPSITPSVPPSGSPISGILKGGRLWKQTSTENNTITNLNKNQDLHQSENITSDDEGTNKRSVRFIESKENQTTPKQRDVCDGAPDVQVQEEMAHQKPDETKESSVISQNPNESTEMMLTFKLGNHVLISNNSLKPNSAVRQLFPCTKPPGKVEETVNNQYLVTAESLKAFEEAKRSKLPQIIQSGDTDESIRRAIERNTLRRSLIRGDPKNKKLTQKTDNSLVERIKQLTCDVDDSEIVTNVVDELQQQQRASPPGEEARNSPEVNANKHMGHVDKSFSPSSSSTASSNSSMSSTYKKITDLFSKTKPDIQNIDTKLHLTAPDLGNGTRNEEFVQDTNSLKINPATESRKQFLSTLVPLTACVSGIGLNEDYYHINNGPEVIGDRTSMASSVGTEYSLEDIDEVLRKDEEEGCKKIAPDVIAGTPSASESGDELAMFVQQDAGRIERIKKKYQPETTEEDDEHDDYGFNRRPSVRGIKPRFGSTTEILQQIQNQMQPPNNTPPRNQNQQVIWPYYSEANVEMKRNPQVNYPIYPNQINNDDKRAAAYVQYSTPSRPSSYIEENLYQNCTNQRCTQINYRNMNVVYPSSVVRIGRNSRPLSPPPQEVSKNYHQTMVYIPYNHIEGYQHNYYNTPKECYARVSNQNQINKRYIEAYRVEDHYSKPILRQQQVVYQQRSESPQFHQSTARSTQTPSVVSSSNYSIYPQRYATRPLPSNGMVYQDGGVYPKINRHSYPRYPPSSDSLSLTDSDSQHSKCSMPNSPTKTNSTRFTERGVPEGAASVSPQDCGQMNNSSTMTSPTSPQNPQKPMFYAMNV; from the exons ATGGAAGAAACTTTAGATGTTACAATCCTACTTTCTTCTTTAAAGAAAGTTATCGAAACCAACGATAAAATCAATTcagatatattaaaaaacacccTAACAAAAATCGCGTTTAAAAGcgataaaatttctttcgatCAACTAAACGAAATCAAGCGGGATCttgaagatattttcaaaaccgCCGAAAGTTTCGTCGCTTCATTAAGGGTAATAAATAAGGAGGAAAACGAAGAAGAGGAAATTATCCTGGAAGCACCCGAAGAGTTTAGAAACGGAAACGAACCGAAACGATCTGAAACGTACCGTGAAGAAGGCAACAACGACCAACGGCAACCGGAAGTCACATTATTATACACCCAAGAGGAAGTATCCTGTGAGAACCAAATACAAAATACGTTTACAAACGATAACGTAACACAAAAAGAATCGGGCGATAAAgatgaaaatgtttcaaatgaaaGGTAtcgaaatgataaaaataatgataagaTAACGAGAGATGGTTGTGTTATTAGCAGTGTTGATAAAGTAGGCGTAGTGGCAAAACCTGATTGCTACTACCGCCTCAACGAGTTGTTGTTGCGACCTTCGCCAATCCATCAGTACGTTCTAAGCGGTAGTCGTTCTACGAATATTGTTAGTATCGAAACGAACGAGGACGAAACAGGTGTCGCGAACTGTGCAAGAAATAATAgtgaatttaataattttaatcaaaaggaATGTACAGAAGAAGAGGCTCTTAAAGATATTGAAATGAGTAGAATAAGTAGTAATGAAGATATTTTGGAAGAAAAGAAATCTGTTAAGTGTGATATGACAGATGTTGAGCTTCCCCCACcattaaatgtattaatacAAGAATCATTTTTGAATCCTTTTTCATCGGAGAGCAAGgttgaagaaattaaagcTACAGAATCTAAAAGTGTTGAACTTCCCCCACCTTTAGATTTGGTGACTCAAGAATCATTTTTGAGCCCTTCGAAAACGGAAGTTAATGGGATGAGTGtagatgattttttgaaggaaAACGGAAAGAAATTGAGAGAGTATGAAAGCACAGGTGTTGAGCTTCCCCCACCACtagatttattaattcaagAAACATATTTGAATCCGCTTTGTTTGGAAGGAAATGGTTTAGAGGGGGAACCtaataaatcacttttagatctgattaatttaaaaattgatgagtGCAATCTTGGTGcaattttagaaaatgatttatatgtattagatgaattaaatttagaaacaaTTAGGGTCGATAATAATGAGactgaaaatgaagaaatattaataaataatatgagTAGTACTATAATCGAGGAAACtagtttattagaaaatttagaCGTTTTAAATCAAGATGAAAATGAGAAATTTACCGAAATAAATGATAATTGTAATCAATGTGGCAacgaaaaaagattttttgatattgaaggcaatgaaatttattttaatgttttacaagaaaaaaatttaagcaTGGAAGATTcgattttagataaaaatgattcattATGTGAAGAATTATCAACAAATTGTGATGGAAATGTTAAGGACGAAGATAACATTCCCATTAAAATTACCACGGAAACAACAAAATCCCCGAGAATTTTCGATTTACCCATTATAGGTAACCACAACTACTCGAACtcgattatctcaaaaattgcaCTGGAACAATCCCAAAATAAACTCGATGAACTATTAAAAATGCCCAAAAACAACcgaaaagataaaaagaacaatttgaataACTTGAATAACAACAACTCATCTGAcgcattaaatttaaagcaaaatcAAGAAAATCAAAACGAATATTTAAACGAAGAAAAGATTGCCGATGCTAAAGAAGACAttgtaaatattgaaaaaattaataaatgtataaatttagATGATACAATTACTAAATTAAACCTGGAGATGCAAAGGAGCGCAGAGATCGACGAATCACTCCAGTTGAAGGAGGAGGGGGACGCCTGCGATGCCCAGCGATCGATTGACGCCGCCGCCTCCACTTGCGTCCGTTGCGCACACGCGGACCAGTGCAGTTGCCTTCCTGCCACCGAGGAAGATCGCGCTCCAAGACAACACAACAATCGTTTACATCGCGATCATAATTTAAGTGAAACAAAATCAGAAGAACACAACAACTTAACTTGGTCCTTTAAAAATGGTCGTTTAGTTTTCGAAGATGTCGTCGCCGACGACGAAGAAACATCCGGACCAAGCATATTAACAAGCAAAAACGTTAATCCAAagaataataacgaaaaaggtcgtttaaagattttagaagaaaaattaaaagaggcCGGGATAACAGATggaaaaaacgaattaatttgtttgaaaGGGGACAAAGAAGAAGACATAGGGAATAGTATCGTCACATCTTCTTCATCAGATGAAGAGGAAGATTTTTTTCCATCTGATTCCGAGGACGTAACGTTTTGCGAATTTAATTCGCAAAAGccgattatatttttttataacgaaaATGACGAGTTAGAGGAGGAAGATTACgaagaaattttcataatgaGAGGTGATAATGGCCATCAAAACGCGGAGCAACAACAACAACGTAAGCTTCATAATCCCGATAAAGAAAATCTTAAATCGTTACTTAAGAAACCTGGCGGAAAAAATACCAAAGAACATCAACAAACACAATCGACAACGAAAAAGAATCGCGTTGTTTTTAACGAAACGAAAAATGAATTCTTCGATGCCGATTATATCATTTTGATCCGTGAAGAATGTGAATACGACGAGGAGGAAGATGATGGTGTTTGTACGTGTAATCAACACGAAATGGTTCGGTTAACGTGTTGCGAACCAAATTGTAATTGCAACGTATACGGAGATGGTTATGACACTACACCGCCAAGTCCTAAATTTGCACCACCTTTGGAGTTTGTGGACGCGGTTACTTTGAGTCCACCGGAAGAATACAAAGATATGGAATTGGAAGAACAACAATTAATTGCTTTGCAACAACAAATTGCACTTAGGGGACAAAGAGGAGCTGTTTGTAGAGAATGTAGTGCTTCGCATGACGATGatg gaGAATCATTATCGGATAACGAAGAAATCGTTGAAACACCATCAGATGAACAAATACGGGATGTTGAAGGAAAAGAGAAAACCGATCAGAGCCAACAAACCACCCCTACAACGCCTCCTGCAGAAG aaataaaTGATGAAGGTCAACGTTATATTTTAGAAACGGTAACAATGACGACTGTTAGTGAACGTCAAATTATGAAAGAGGCCGAAGAAAAACCACAAAGTCCTTCACCTGCCCCTTCTATAACACCTAGTGTACCTCCTAGTGGATCTCCTATTAGCGGAATTTTAAAAGGGGGTCGTTTATGGAAACAAACAAGTActgaaaataatacaataactaatttaaataaaaaccaagATTTACACCag tcTGAAAACATAACATCAGATGACGAAGGAACAAACAAACGCTCTGTACGTTTTATCGAATCTAAAGAaaatcaaacaacaccgaaacaAAGGGACGTTTGCGATGGCGCGCCAGATGTTCAAGTTCAAGAAGAAATGGCTCATCAGAAACCGGACGAAACTAAAGAAAGTTCTGTAATTAGTCAAAATCCAAACGAATCGACGGAAATGATGCTCACTTTTAAGCTCGGTAATCACGTTTTAATTTCGAATAACAGTTTAAAACCGAATTCAGCAGTTCGGCAATTATTTCCGTGCACAAAACCGCCAGGAAAAGTCGAAGAAACGGTAAATAATCAATATTTGGTTACTGCGGAATCTTTGAAGGCATTCGAAGAAGCAAAACGATCGAAATTACCCCAAATTATTCAAAGTGGGGATACCGACGAATCAATTAG aCGAGCTATTGAACGTAACACTTTACGGAGATCGTTAATTCGTGGTgatccaaaaaataaaaaattaactcaaaaaacCGATAATTCCCTCGtagaaagaataaaacaactAACCTGTGATGTAGATGATAGCGAAATAGTCACTAATGTTGTAGATGAacttcaacaacaacaaagaGCTAGTCCTCCAGGTGAAGAAGCACGAAATTCACCGGAAGTAAACGCAAATAAACACATGGGTCATGTTGATAAGAGTTTTTCCCCCTCATCATCATCAACGGCAAGTTCAAATTCTTCAATGTCTTCgacttataaaaaaattaccgacttattttcaaaaactaaaccaGATATTCAAAATATCGATACGAAATTGCATTTAACAGCGCCGGATTTAGGAAATGGAACGAGAAACGAAGAGTTTGTACAAGATACGAattcattgaaaataaatccaGCGACGGAATctagaaaacaatttttatcaactttgGTTCCTTTAACAGCTTGCGTTTCCGGAATTGGTTTGAATGAAGATTATTATCATATTAATAACGGACCGGAAGTTATCGGGGATAGAACGTCGATGGCGAGTTCCGTTGGAACCGAATATAGCTTAGAAGATATTGACGAAGTTTTAagaaaagatgaagaagaaggtTGTAAAAAAATAGCACCCGATGTTATTGCAGGAACTCCATCTGCATCCGAATCCGGTGATGAATTAGCAATGTTTGTTCAACAAGACGCAGGAAGaattgaaagaattaaaaagaaatatcaaCCAGAAACTACAGAAGAAGATGACGAACATGATGATTACGGTTTTAATCGGCGACCGAGTGTACGCGGAATTAAACCAAGATTTGGGTCAACAACTGAAATTcttcaacaaattcaaaatcaaatgcAACCACCAAATAACACACCACcaagaaatcaaaatcaacAAGTAATTTGGCCGTATTATTCGGAAGCAAATgttgaaatgaaaagaaatccGCAAGTTAATTATCCCATTTATccaaatcaaataaataatgatgatAAACGTGCTGCGGCCTATGTACAATATTCAACTCCATCTAGACCATCTAGTTACATCgaagaaaatttatatcaaaattgcaCAAATCAGCGTTGTACACAAATAAATTATCGTAATATGAACGTAGTTTATCCCTCATCAGTTGTTCGAATTGGAAGAAATTCACGACCTTTATCTCCCCCACCACAAgaagtatcaaaaaattatcatcaAACTATGGTTTATATTCCTTATAATCACATAGAAGGTTATCAgcataattattataacacTCCAAAAGAATGTTACGCTCGCGTTTCAAATCAAAACCAAATCAATAAGCGTTACATTGAAGCGTACCGAGTTGAAGATCATTATTCAAAACCTATTTTACGCCAACAACAAGTTGTTTATCAACAAAGAAGTGAAAGTCCTCAATTTCACCAATCAACCGCTCGATCAACTCAAACGCCCTCTGTCGTTTCATCATCAAATTATTCGATTTATCCGCAAAGATACGCGACCAGACCTTTACCATCAAACGGTATGGTGTATCAAGATGGAGGGGTTTATCCGAAAATTAATCGGCACAGTTATCCGAGATATCCCCCTTCTTCCGATAGTTTATCGTTGACAGATTCGGACAGTCAACATTCAAAATGTTCTATGCCGAATTCTCCGACGAAAACGAATTCCACTCGGTTCACTGAAAGGGGTGTACCTGAAGGTGCCGCGAGCGTCAGTCCTCAGGATTGCGGCCAAATGAATAATTCTTCTACAATGACATCTCCGACGTCGCCTCAAAATCCGCAAAAACCGATGTTTTATGCTATGAACGTTTGA
- the LOC111424829 gene encoding uncharacterized protein — MNSFVIFAACLAVASAGLVPVAPLAKTTVVEGPSSSASVVGPDGSAIVSAQPAGRIVAHENVGAAAVGYSAPVVASPVVSHGVAYAAAPVLSPYGYAAAPVVPSVAYASTPYGVAKTLVASPVTASGYPILAPGSGLEGQYVPDINEKLYDDGSYKGEIYVINTLERSTASYHQLNTPEMKFLIVCMLLAVAQAGVIPIAGQVEQEVIPGIANEHIVQGPSTKTRVLGPDGSQVNSDAAGGTIVPEGGVAVFEPILTLTKGTPIVAAIPVPAVPQTIVQPAALVVPVAKSLEEGQYIPDNTEKLYDDGSYKPSPLEEADDGTYKGEQ; from the exons atgaaCTCCTTT GTTATCTTCGCAGCTTGTTTGGCAGTAGCGTCTGCAGGTCTTGTTCCTGTAGCTCCACTTGCAAAGACAACAGTCGTAGAAGGTCCCAGTTCGAGTGCTTCGGTTGTAGGTCCCGATGGAAGCGCAATCGTTTCTGCTCAACCAGCCGGAAGAATCGTAGCTCATGAAAATGTTGGTGCTGCCGCTGTTGGATATTCTGCTCCAGTTGTTGCATCTCCAGTTGTTTCTCATGGAGTTGCTTACGCCGCTGCTCCAGTTCTATCACCATATGGTTACGCCGCCGCCCCTGTTGTACCTTCAGTTGCATACGCTTCAACTCCATATGGTGTTGCAAAAACCCTCGTTGCTTCGCCAGTGACCGCTTCTGGATACCCAATTTTGGCTCCTGGGTCCGGTTTGGAAGGTCAATATGTTCCGGATATCAACGAAAAATTGTACGATGACGGATCTTATAAAGGAGAAATTT ACGTTATTAACACTCTAGAGAGATCCACGGCGAGTTATCACCAATTAAATACACCAGAAATGAAGTTCTTG attgttTGTATGCTTTTGGCTGTTGCCCAAGCTGGAGTTATCCCAATCGCAGGACAAGTTGAACAAGAAGTCATCCCTGGAATTGCTAATGAACATATCGTTCAAGGACCAAGTACTAAAACAAGAGTTTTAGGACCCGATGGAAGTCAAGTTAATTCCGATGCTGCTGGAGGCACAATTGTCCCTGAAGGTGGAGTTGCAGTTTTTGAACCAATTCTTACTTTAACAAAAGGAACACCAATTGTTGCTGCAATTCCCGTTCCGGCGGTACCACAAACAATCGTTCAGCCAGCAGCTTTAGTTGTCCCTGTTGCGAAATCTTTAGAAGAAGGCCAATATATTCCAGATAACACCGAAAAATTATACGATGATGGTTCTTACAAACCATCTCCTTTAGAGGAAGCTGATGATGGAACTTATAAAGGAGAACAATAA
- the LOC111424826 gene encoding uncharacterized protein, with protein sequence MVFIRHSSTVFTDRTIMNSLVIFAVCLAVASAGLVPVAPLAKTTVVEGPSSSASVVGPDGSAIVSAQPAGRIVAHENVGAAAVGYSAPFVASPVVSHGVAYATAPVVSSYGYAAAPVVPSVAYASTPYGVAKTLVASPVTASGYPILAPGSGLEGRWIPDINEKLYDDGSYKGEIY encoded by the exons ATGGTTTTTATTCGTCATTCGTCCACTGTTTTTACAGATCGAACAATTATGAACTCCTTA gtAATCTTCGCTGTTTGTTTGGCAGTAGCCTCCGCAGGTCTTGTTCCTGTGGCTCCACTCGCAAAGACAACAGTTGTAGAAGGTCCAAGTTCGAGTGCTTCGGTTGTAGGTCCCGATGGAAGCGCAATCGTTTCTGCTCAACCAGCCGGAAGAATCGTAGCTCATGAGAATGTTGGTGCTGCCGCTGTTGGATATTCTGCTCCATTTGTTGCATCTCCAGTTGTATCTCATGGAGTTGCTTACGCCACTGCTCCAGTTGTATCATCATACGGTTACGCCGCTGCCCCTGTTGTACCATCTGTTGCTTACGCTTCAACTCCCTATGGTGTTGCAAAAACTCTCGTTGCTTCACCAGTAACCGCTTCCGGGTATCCAATTTTAGCACCCGGATCTGGTTTGGAAGGTCGATGGATTCCGGATATTAACGAAAAATTATACGACGATGGATCTTATAAAggagaaatttattaa